CCAGACCTATCGCTTCATCAAGGCTCGGCTCCCCCTCAAGGCTCTGGCCGCCAGGAGCGGGTTGGCCAAGTATGGCCGGAACAACATCACCTACATCCCTAGGTTCGGGAGCTTCCACCGCCTGACTGCGTTCTACAGTGACCTCCCGTGCACCGAGGACCAGTGGCAGGACCCTGAGGTGCTTCCGGGCTGCGAGGGATGCTATGCCTGCATGCGGGGATGCCCCACCGGTGCGATACCCGAGGACCGCTTCCTCGTCCGCGCGGAGAGGTGCCTGACCTACATGAACGAGAAAGACACCAGCGTTCCGTTCCCCTCCTGGGTCGATCCCCAGGCGCATAACGCCCTGGTGGGGTGCATGCGCTGTCAACGGCTGTGCCCATACAACAAGGCGGCCCTGGACTTCGTCGCGGCCCGCGGTGAACTCTCCGAGGAGGAGACCGCTCTGCTGCTGAGCGGGAAGAGGGAGGGCGAGTCCGCGTTCGCGCTCGACGAGAAGCTCAGAGGCATGGGATTGGATCCGGCGCTCTTCCCCCGCAACCTCGAGGTTCTTCTGCGATAAGCCTCGGTTCGAGAGCGAAAATCAACTTCGTCAGCTGACGATAAAAATGGCCAGTATCGAACAGCAACCTTATCTAGTACGGAGCTGGTTAGCCAAGCCGGGGGTCGGCTTGAGAAAGGGAAGTCTAATCGGCATCGGGATTGTATCGGCTATCATCGTAGTCGCCGTTATCGTCGCTTCGTCCTATGGGTCGGGGGGTCCCCGGCTGTCCGCGGCCCAGGATGGATCGGGAGACGACCACCTCGCCGACAATGATACCAAGGCGACCAGTGCTGGTGCGATACGCCAGGTCATGACGCTTCGCACCGATCTGAGCGGCAGCGTAATCGTCTCCGATCGCCCGTTCTTCCTGCAGCTCAGGGACTCCATCGATCCAGGAAACGGCTCCGTCGTCGCCACCGAGGTCGTGAAGGTGACGGGCGGGGTGCTGGGAGATGTCGATGTGCGGACCTTCGAGGCCGGGAGCACCACGACTTCGTGGTCGCCGGTCAACGCCACCGACGGGGTGGAGGGAGCTCTCACCCGCGCCGAGGGCATATACTTCCCGATAGTTGGCAACGTCACCACTCTGATGATGATCACCATCGGCGTTCCCGGAACGTACACCGTCAGCGTGAACGCCACCGACGCGGTCAACGGTACCTCGCTGGCCCCTCCGGTGACCATGAGCATCGTGGTCCAGGGCGCCGCGGCCTCGTACCTTTTCGACCGCCCCTCGGTGTCCCCCGGATACATGAGTGAGTGGAGCCTTCGGATGAGCAACGGCTCATCAATGTCCTTCACCGTCGCTTCCAACACTACTCCTCTGTGGAAGAGCACCGAGGTCTATCCGGCGATGTACAACTGGACGGTCACGGTGATAAACCCCGACGGCATGATCGCCTACGATAACCTCTCCGAGTACAATGCTGGCAATCCGACTTTGGACCCCGCTAACCTGATAAACACCTCGGTCGATTCGACATGGAGCTGGGGCGTAGGGAGCCCCTTGCATGTGATATGGGACCACACCCATGGCGCAAGGATGGAGGGCAGCGCGGTGACTACTCCCACCACCAAGGAGCTGTACCAGGGGGGTACCCAGGCGGCGTGGGCGGACGGGACCTGGGAGCCATATGGGGACGGGGACGTAACCTTCCACCAGACCGGCCACTACATCTTCATGTTCACCCTGACCA
This DNA window, taken from Methanomassiliicoccus sp., encodes the following:
- a CDS encoding 4Fe-4S double cluster binding domain-containing protein — protein: MSMMRLTLTQQMERSGFQARTVSVDHLEDLRKDIETLRESMDPLFYEEYIPAFHFELPRSMPDAQSLIVLARPQPSLMVTLRHDGQMWPLTIPPTYADASKADEDAVEALNAALSPQTYRFIKARLPLKALAARSGLAKYGRNNITYIPRFGSFHRLTAFYSDLPCTEDQWQDPEVLPGCEGCYACMRGCPTGAIPEDRFLVRAERCLTYMNEKDTSVPFPSWVDPQAHNALVGCMRCQRLCPYNKAALDFVAARGELSEEETALLLSGKREGESAFALDEKLRGMGLDPALFPRNLEVLLR